One window from the genome of Natronomonas pharaonis DSM 2160 encodes:
- a CDS encoding protein-L-isoaspartate(D-aspartate) O-methyltransferase: MSEESFAAQRDRMVDALAESGRIEREATLEALRAVPRHEFVPEPRREEAYADRPLPIGDGQTVSAPHMVGIMCDRLGLAAGDDVLEIGTGCGYHAAVTAEIVGDDNVYSVEYIERLAEAARERLDTLGYGGVSVRVGDGHEGWPEHAPYDAVYLTCATPAIPDPLVEQLRVGGRLLAPVGDTTQRLIEATKTDDGLERTQHGAVRFVRMQGD; the protein is encoded by the coding sequence ATGAGCGAGGAGTCGTTCGCGGCACAGCGCGACCGAATGGTCGATGCCCTCGCCGAGAGCGGCCGCATCGAGCGCGAAGCGACGCTCGAAGCGCTGCGTGCGGTCCCCCGACACGAGTTCGTTCCCGAGCCGAGGCGTGAGGAAGCCTACGCCGACCGGCCACTCCCCATCGGCGACGGGCAAACCGTCTCCGCGCCACACATGGTCGGCATCATGTGTGACCGCCTCGGGCTGGCCGCCGGCGACGACGTGCTCGAAATCGGGACGGGCTGTGGCTACCACGCGGCTGTCACAGCCGAAATCGTCGGCGACGACAACGTCTACAGTGTCGAGTACATCGAGCGGCTCGCCGAGGCGGCCCGCGAGCGGCTGGACACGCTCGGCTACGGCGGCGTTTCGGTCCGTGTCGGCGACGGCCACGAGGGCTGGCCCGAACACGCGCCCTACGACGCGGTGTATCTGACCTGTGCGACCCCGGCGATTCCGGACCCGCTCGTCGAACAGCTCCGGGTCGGCGGCCGGCTGCTCGCCCCCGTCGGCGATACGACCCAACGGCTCATTGAGGCCACAAAGACCGACGACGGGCTCGAACGGACACAGCACGGCGCTGTCAGGTTCGTCCGGATGCAGGGCGACTAG
- a CDS encoding DUF7382 domain-containing protein, whose product MRQLRRLWADNRGIEGLPVRLVIALVVGVASLSVMMNMLSGISGLAVTELDVRPDPEVVTPGDHTVDIEVVDPDGNSVADATVVARGGSARLDGVETATTDADGHTQLDLSPTLRPNQRDGTVEFDIKPPAGSEYADERENTALLVVDE is encoded by the coding sequence ATGCGACAGCTACGGCGGCTGTGGGCTGACAACAGGGGAATCGAAGGGCTGCCGGTCCGGCTCGTCATCGCGCTCGTGGTCGGGGTCGCCAGCCTCTCGGTGATGATGAACATGCTCTCGGGCATCTCCGGGCTCGCGGTCACGGAGCTTGACGTTCGGCCCGACCCGGAGGTCGTCACTCCCGGCGACCACACCGTCGACATCGAGGTTGTCGACCCCGACGGAAACAGCGTTGCGGACGCGACGGTCGTCGCCCGCGGCGGTTCGGCCCGACTCGACGGTGTCGAGACGGCGACGACCGACGCCGACGGCCACACACAGCTCGACCTCTCGCCGACGCTCCGCCCGAACCAGCGGGACGGGACTGTCGAATTCGACATCAAGCCGCCGGCTGGCAGCGAGTACGCCGACGAGCGGGAGAACACGGCGCTGCTCGTCGTCGACGAGTAG
- a CDS encoding fluoride efflux transporter FluC, protein MKPRAVALVAGGGFAGALCRHGIAVVLPGTFPWGTLVVNVAGAFLLGAIVYGTERLRSVPESTRLVVATGFLSSFTTYSTFAGETIALAPRLAALNVVGNYALGFVAVLVAREVIRWRS, encoded by the coding sequence ATGAAACCACGCGCGGTCGCGCTCGTCGCCGGTGGCGGCTTCGCCGGGGCGCTCTGTCGGCACGGGATTGCCGTCGTCCTCCCGGGCACGTTCCCGTGGGGGACGCTCGTGGTGAACGTCGCGGGCGCGTTCCTGCTCGGCGCAATCGTCTACGGGACCGAACGGCTCCGGTCAGTTCCCGAGTCGACACGACTCGTCGTCGCAACCGGCTTCCTGTCGTCGTTTACGACCTACAGCACCTTCGCCGGTGAGACGATTGCGCTTGCGCCGCGGCTGGCGGCGCTGAACGTCGTCGGCAACTACGCGCTCGGGTTCGTGGCCGTGCTCGTCGCCCGCGAGGTGATTCGATGGCGCTCCTGA
- a CDS encoding HalX domain-containing protein — protein sequence MTDEQPTVLVVDDEPELTDLYATWLESGYDVRTAYGGPEAVERLNEDIDVALVDRLMPQTSGDEVLDHVRAADYDCRVAMVTSVEPDFDIIDLSFDEYAVKPVRKDELESVVEALVARSEYDSQVQRLFALASKRAALRAEKADEKLEQSDAYQQLTADIDQLQSELEATLSQLDARDLEAEMQRLIA from the coding sequence ATGACGGATGAGCAACCGACCGTGCTCGTCGTCGACGACGAGCCCGAACTAACTGACCTGTATGCGACATGGCTGGAGTCGGGCTACGATGTCCGGACAGCCTACGGCGGCCCCGAAGCCGTAGAGCGGCTCAACGAGGATATCGACGTCGCGCTCGTCGACCGGCTTATGCCGCAGACGTCCGGTGATGAGGTGCTCGACCACGTTCGAGCAGCCGACTATGATTGCCGGGTCGCGATGGTTACCTCCGTCGAGCCGGATTTCGACATCATCGACCTCAGCTTCGACGAGTACGCCGTCAAGCCGGTCCGAAAAGACGAACTCGAATCAGTTGTCGAGGCGCTTGTCGCCCGCTCGGAATACGACAGTCAGGTCCAGCGGCTCTTTGCCTTGGCCTCGAAGCGCGCGGCGCTCCGTGCTGAAAAAGCCGATGAAAAGCTCGAACAGAGCGACGCATACCAACAGCTCACTGCCGATATCGACCAACTCCAGTCGGAACTGGAGGCGACGCTTTCGCAGCTTGATGCCCGCGACCTCGAAGCCGAGATGCAGCGCCTCATCGCCTGA
- a CDS encoding HVO_0476 family zinc finger protein, producing the protein MSQQRVAVRCPSCSPAEETAHEVLNDGGQATVRCGACGHVHKTAIETESTVDRRVVVSQDDESTEARVDIPPGESLETGDEFLVETDEAILTARITSLELTSGDRVEEATAEDVRTLWTRAVGNVAVNLTLHPKEGVPEESRSVKIQVPGDEAFVVGDTHEYGGEEFTVERIMVREDATDYDREGYDFQGDTVLAKDVKRVYARDEDARTRAWSGW; encoded by the coding sequence ATGAGTCAACAACGCGTTGCGGTCCGCTGTCCCTCCTGTTCGCCAGCGGAGGAGACCGCCCACGAAGTTCTCAACGACGGCGGACAGGCGACTGTCCGGTGTGGGGCCTGCGGCCACGTCCACAAAACGGCTATCGAAACCGAATCGACTGTCGACCGCCGTGTCGTCGTCTCCCAAGACGACGAATCGACCGAAGCAAGAGTCGACATCCCGCCGGGCGAGTCGCTGGAGACGGGCGATGAGTTCCTCGTCGAGACCGACGAGGCCATCCTGACCGCTCGAATCACGTCGCTGGAGTTGACGAGCGGTGACCGCGTCGAGGAAGCGACAGCCGAAGACGTCCGGACGCTGTGGACACGGGCCGTCGGTAACGTCGCGGTGAACCTGACGCTGCACCCGAAAGAGGGGGTTCCGGAGGAAAGCCGGAGCGTGAAGATTCAGGTACCGGGCGACGAGGCGTTCGTCGTCGGCGATACTCACGAGTACGGCGGCGAGGAGTTCACCGTCGAGCGGATTATGGTCCGAGAGGACGCCACCGACTACGACCGCGAGGGTTACGATTTCCAGGGCGACACCGTGCTGGCGAAAGACGTCAAGCGGGTCTACGCCCGCGACGAGGACGCCCGCACCCGCGCGTGGTCGGGGTGGTGA
- a CDS encoding ABC transporter ATP-binding protein: protein MADIAWDDDDPFEEQRANTDDPMGRLFSAYGRPHILPATVGVIASIAARLLDLLPPVLLGLAIDAVFNDDAAFAMWLIPDAWLPAEESEQLLFVVGLIGGAFVLSAGFHWVRNWGFNAFAQRIQHDVRTDTYDAMQRLEMGFFADKQTGELMSILSNDVNQLETFLNEGLNSMFRLGVMVVGIGAVLLYYNWQLALVALLPVPLIAGFTYLFVKVIQPKYARVRSSVGTVNSRLENNLGGMQVIKTATTEEYESDRVDAVSSEYLDANWDAIGTRIKFFPALRLLAGLGFVLTFVVGGLWVITGSGPGPLTGDLTVGTFVVFILFTQRFVWPLAQFGQIINMYQRAHASAERVFGLVDESDGLEATGEADPLAVTDGSVEYDGVTFGYDGETVVENIDFEADGGETVALVGPTGAGKSTVLKLLLRLYDVDEGAIRIDGQDIRSATPTSLRRHIGYVGQDTFLFYGTVRENIAYGTFDADESDIEAAAKAAEAHEFITNLPEGYETMVGERGVKLSGGQRQRIAIARAVLKDPAVLVLDEATSDVDTETELLIQRSLDRLTADRTTFAIAHRLSTIRDADTILVLDDGEIVERGTHDELIERDGLYAHLWGVQAGEIDSLPEAFVERAAERRARADVDGDD, encoded by the coding sequence ATGGCGGATATCGCCTGGGACGACGACGACCCCTTCGAAGAACAGCGGGCCAATACGGATGACCCGATGGGGCGACTTTTTTCGGCGTACGGGCGGCCACACATACTGCCGGCGACAGTCGGCGTCATCGCCAGCATCGCCGCCCGACTGCTCGATTTGCTGCCGCCGGTGCTGCTGGGGCTGGCCATCGACGCCGTCTTCAACGACGACGCCGCGTTCGCGATGTGGCTCATCCCTGATGCGTGGCTGCCGGCCGAAGAAAGCGAACAGTTGCTGTTTGTCGTCGGCCTCATCGGCGGTGCGTTCGTACTCAGCGCCGGCTTCCACTGGGTCCGCAACTGGGGATTCAACGCCTTCGCCCAGCGCATCCAACACGACGTCCGGACCGACACCTACGATGCGATGCAACGGCTCGAAATGGGCTTTTTCGCCGACAAGCAGACCGGCGAACTCATGTCGATTCTCTCGAACGACGTCAACCAGTTGGAGACGTTTCTCAACGAGGGGTTGAACTCGATGTTCCGGCTCGGCGTGATGGTCGTCGGCATCGGTGCCGTGCTCCTCTACTACAACTGGCAACTGGCGCTTGTCGCGCTGTTGCCGGTCCCGCTCATCGCGGGCTTTACGTACCTCTTTGTGAAGGTTATCCAGCCGAAGTACGCCCGTGTTCGTTCGTCGGTGGGGACGGTGAACTCCCGGCTGGAGAACAACCTCGGCGGGATGCAGGTCATCAAGACCGCGACGACAGAGGAGTACGAGTCCGACCGCGTCGATGCGGTCTCTTCGGAGTATCTCGACGCGAACTGGGACGCCATCGGAACACGAATCAAATTCTTTCCGGCGCTTCGGCTGCTCGCCGGCCTCGGGTTCGTGCTCACCTTCGTCGTCGGCGGGTTGTGGGTCATAACCGGCAGCGGTCCGGGGCCGCTGACCGGCGACCTCACCGTCGGGACGTTCGTCGTCTTCATCCTCTTTACACAGCGGTTCGTCTGGCCGCTGGCGCAGTTCGGGCAGATAATCAACATGTACCAGCGCGCCCACGCCTCCGCCGAGCGGGTCTTCGGACTCGTCGACGAGTCGGACGGTCTCGAAGCGACCGGGGAGGCAGACCCACTGGCGGTGACAGACGGCAGCGTCGAATACGACGGCGTGACGTTTGGATACGACGGCGAGACAGTCGTCGAGAACATCGACTTCGAAGCCGATGGCGGTGAGACGGTCGCACTCGTCGGCCCGACGGGGGCCGGGAAATCAACCGTGCTGAAGCTCCTGCTCCGGCTCTACGATGTCGATGAAGGAGCGATTCGCATCGACGGACAGGATATCCGCTCGGCAACACCGACATCGCTACGGCGGCACATCGGTTACGTCGGCCAAGACACGTTCCTGTTTTATGGAACCGTCCGGGAGAACATCGCCTACGGAACGTTCGACGCCGACGAGTCGGATATCGAGGCAGCCGCGAAGGCCGCCGAAGCACACGAGTTCATCACCAACCTTCCGGAGGGCTACGAGACGATGGTCGGCGAACGCGGCGTGAAACTCTCGGGTGGCCAACGGCAGCGCATCGCCATCGCCCGTGCGGTGCTGAAAGACCCCGCGGTGCTCGTCTTGGACGAGGCAACGTCCGATGTCGACACTGAAACCGAGCTGCTCATCCAGCGGTCGCTCGACCGGTTGACAGCCGACCGGACGACCTTCGCCATTGCCCACCGGCTCTCGACTATCAGGGACGCCGACACCATTCTGGTCCTCGATGACGGCGAAATCGTCGAGCGCGGCACCCACGACGAACTCATCGAACGCGATGGGCTGTATGCGCATCTGTGGGGCGTACAGGCCGGCGAAATCGACTCGCTGCCGGAGGCGTTCGTCGAGCGAGCCGCCGAACGGCGCGCTCGCGCCGATGTCGACGGCGACGACTGA
- a CDS encoding aminopeptidase codes for MADELEIESPSAVASAAETAVEQCLAIEAGERCVVVTDDKRAPIGEALYEAALAVTDDATIVRYPPGPQHGAEPPAPVAAAMADADAFLAPTTKSLSHTRARSEASEAGVRGATLPGITESVFTTGLDADYDAIAETTATVYAAVADAERVRVTSPQGTDITFEIGDREWLEDTGIVHEPGSFSNLPAGETFVSPTSADGTYVVDGTIRPHGRLDADQTVTFEVEDGFVTDVDDAAIRDELETAAAEVGEDAYNLAELGIGTNLGVEALVGSVLLDEKAAGTVHIAVGDDAGIGGETDAPIHMDGILREPTVLVDGEELSLPSAE; via the coding sequence ATGGCCGACGAACTCGAAATCGAATCGCCGTCGGCGGTCGCTTCGGCCGCCGAGACGGCAGTCGAACAGTGTCTCGCCATCGAGGCCGGAGAGCGCTGTGTCGTCGTCACCGACGACAAGCGTGCCCCAATCGGCGAGGCGCTCTACGAGGCCGCGCTTGCGGTGACCGACGACGCGACCATCGTCCGCTATCCGCCGGGGCCACAGCACGGCGCGGAGCCGCCCGCCCCCGTCGCTGCGGCGATGGCCGACGCCGATGCTTTCCTCGCGCCGACGACCAAGAGCCTCAGTCACACTCGCGCGCGCTCGGAGGCGAGCGAGGCGGGGGTCCGCGGAGCGACCCTTCCGGGCATCACCGAGTCGGTGTTCACGACCGGGCTAGATGCTGATTACGACGCCATCGCCGAGACGACCGCGACGGTCTATGCGGCTGTCGCCGACGCCGAGCGCGTCCGGGTCACCTCGCCGCAGGGAACCGACATCACCTTCGAAATCGGCGACCGGGAATGGCTCGAAGACACCGGCATCGTCCACGAGCCGGGGAGCTTTTCGAACCTACCGGCCGGCGAAACGTTCGTCAGTCCGACATCGGCGGACGGCACCTACGTTGTCGACGGGACGATTCGACCCCACGGTCGCCTCGATGCCGACCAGACGGTCACCTTCGAGGTCGAAGACGGCTTCGTGACCGATGTCGACGACGCGGCAATTCGGGACGAACTGGAGACGGCCGCCGCGGAGGTCGGCGAGGACGCATACAACCTCGCTGAACTCGGCATCGGCACGAACCTCGGCGTCGAAGCACTCGTCGGGAGCGTACTCTTAGACGAGAAGGCCGCCGGGACCGTCCACATCGCCGTCGGTGATGACGCCGGCATCGGCGGGGAGACGGACGCACCCATCCACATGGACGGCATTCTTCGAGAGCCAACGGTGCTTGTCGACGGCGAGGAGCTGTCGCTGCCGAGCGCCGAGTAG
- a CDS encoding DUF192 domain-containing protein, with product MDTRRVVGYAVAAVALAAAAVLLAFSTGLIAPFLGDGYDPDAYDPDDSYGGDTDYEHTTVTVVDGETGAELGAVDAAIADTFNKRYLGLSATDGLPEDRGMFFVHDSPDDYTYVMRDMSFGIDIVYADADGTITAVHEAPAPGPNEDGDDHEYPGYGQYVLEVNKGWMADRGAGVGDKLRFEL from the coding sequence ATGGACACCCGCCGCGTCGTCGGGTACGCCGTCGCAGCCGTTGCGCTCGCGGCTGCGGCCGTGCTGCTCGCGTTCTCGACAGGCCTTATCGCGCCGTTTCTCGGCGACGGCTACGACCCGGACGCCTACGACCCGGACGACAGCTACGGCGGCGACACCGACTACGAGCACACGACGGTCACCGTCGTTGACGGCGAGACCGGCGCAGAACTCGGGGCTGTCGATGCCGCCATCGCGGACACGTTCAACAAGCGGTATCTCGGCCTGAGCGCGACCGACGGCCTTCCCGAAGACCGTGGGATGTTCTTTGTCCACGACAGCCCCGACGACTACACCTACGTGATGCGGGATATGTCGTTCGGCATCGACATCGTCTACGCCGACGCCGACGGGACGATTACCGCGGTCCACGAGGCTCCCGCACCCGGACCGAACGAGGACGGCGACGACCACGAGTACCCGGGCTACGGCCAGTACGTTCTCGAAGTCAACAAGGGCTGGATGGCCGACCGTGGAGCCGGCGTCGGTGACAAACTCCGATTCGAGCTGTAG
- a CDS encoding protein-L-isoaspartate O-methyltransferase family protein, whose protein sequence is MDPAVLRDDMVDSLEHEAKAVVRSERVSVAMRAVPREPFVEDESLAYADRTGEQLGTRVLSPSAAGRLLEALDVEPDDSVLVVGAGVGYTAAVLAALTDETEVHAVDIDRRLVAAARSNLATAGYPGVLVDCRDGADGLPEYAPYDRILVEAAVVEPPRALLGQLADGGRLVAPLGNGAQELVAIEGGERVAEYGTVAFRPLLVDGERADTVERNRTRREDREHAQRAAERRRGWEQSWIDWDRHR, encoded by the coding sequence ATGGACCCCGCGGTACTCAGAGACGACATGGTCGACAGCCTCGAACACGAGGCGAAGGCTGTCGTCCGCTCCGAGCGCGTCAGCGTCGCGATGCGGGCGGTCCCCCGAGAGCCGTTCGTCGAAGACGAATCGCTCGCCTACGCCGACCGGACCGGCGAGCAACTGGGGACGCGGGTACTCTCGCCGAGCGCCGCCGGGCGGCTGCTCGAGGCGCTCGACGTCGAGCCGGACGATTCGGTGCTGGTTGTCGGGGCTGGTGTCGGCTACACAGCGGCGGTGTTGGCGGCGCTGACCGACGAAACCGAAGTCCACGCCGTCGACATCGACCGCCGGCTCGTCGCTGCGGCGCGGTCGAACCTCGCTACCGCGGGCTATCCCGGCGTGTTGGTCGACTGCCGAGACGGGGCGGACGGATTACCCGAATACGCTCCGTACGACCGGATTCTCGTCGAGGCGGCCGTCGTTGAGCCGCCGCGGGCGCTGCTTGGCCAGCTTGCCGACGGTGGGCGACTGGTCGCCCCGCTCGGCAACGGGGCACAGGAACTCGTCGCCATCGAGGGCGGCGAGCGTGTCGCCGAATACGGGACCGTCGCGTTCCGGCCGCTGCTCGTCGACGGCGAGCGGGCAGACACCGTCGAGCGGAATCGGACCCGTCGCGAAGACCGCGAGCACGCCCAGCGAGCCGCCGAGCGCCGGCGGGGCTGGGAGCAGTCCTGGATAGACTGGGACCGCCACCGGTAG
- a CDS encoding ATP-grasp domain-containing protein, whose product MLRLAVATDAETLDRIRDPLADHGIEAEHVPTTERAQPLGEPFTETAFDVGFVYPSRLMEGGVADAALDIPWVNGRDAILRSRNKAGALTRLQRADVPVPESVYLSNPVDDATLRAAFEAFDPPVVIKPNSTTRGVGIAKAHDLDSFLGICEYLSLVHDYRAADDRSFLVQEYLPDARDYRAMVVDGECVGAVERRLPDEERRAGRWKHNVHRGATAEGVELPAEHRRLAVATADALDIDWLGVDLLVSGDRAVVNETNARPTVDAATKYEPGFYDQLAALIRRTAEQG is encoded by the coding sequence ATGCTCCGGCTCGCGGTCGCAACCGACGCAGAGACGCTTGACCGCATCCGCGACCCGCTCGCTGACCACGGCATCGAGGCCGAACACGTTCCGACGACTGAGCGAGCCCAACCGCTCGGGGAACCGTTCACGGAGACGGCCTTCGATGTCGGCTTCGTCTACCCGTCGCGGCTGATGGAAGGCGGTGTCGCCGACGCCGCACTCGACATCCCGTGGGTCAACGGTCGGGACGCGATACTCAGAAGCCGGAACAAGGCAGGGGCACTGACACGGCTCCAGCGGGCGGACGTGCCGGTGCCCGAAAGCGTCTACCTCTCGAATCCCGTCGACGACGCGACGCTCCGGGCAGCCTTCGAGGCCTTCGACCCGCCGGTCGTCATCAAGCCCAATTCGACGACCCGCGGGGTCGGCATCGCCAAAGCTCACGACCTCGATTCCTTTCTCGGCATCTGTGAGTATCTCTCGCTGGTTCACGACTACCGTGCCGCCGACGACCGCTCGTTTCTCGTTCAAGAGTACCTCCCGGACGCCCGCGACTACCGCGCGATGGTCGTCGACGGCGAGTGCGTCGGCGCTGTCGAGCGGCGGCTGCCGGACGAGGAACGACGGGCCGGCCGCTGGAAGCACAACGTCCACCGTGGCGCGACCGCTGAGGGGGTCGAGCTTCCGGCCGAACACCGGCGGCTCGCTGTGGCGACCGCCGACGCCCTCGACATCGACTGGCTCGGTGTCGACCTGCTCGTATCCGGCGACCGGGCCGTCGTCAACGAGACGAACGCGCGACCAACCGTTGATGCGGCGACAAAATACGAACCGGGGTTTTACGACCAGTTGGCGGCGCTCATCAGGCGAACAGCCGAACAAGGATAG
- a CDS encoding type II glyceraldehyde-3-phosphate dehydrogenase: MSIQVAVNGYGTIGKRVADAVTLQPDMELVGVAKTSPNHEAELAVENDYPLYAAIEDRIDDFEAAGIDLAGTVDELVEAADIVVDACPSGIGADNKSLYEAHDTPALYQGGESADLVDVSFNARSNFEAAADADHVRVVSCNTTGLSRLLAPLQEEYGVEKARVTLVRRGGDPGQTGRGPINDILPNPVSLPSHHGPDVNTIFPDLDIDTLGLKVPATLMHTHSVNVTLESTPDAEAVADLLDEQDRTFLIPESYGIDGAGKLKEFAMDRGRPRADIWENCIWAESVSMEGSDLYLFQAIHQESDVVPENIDAIRAVLGTADADESRETTNETLGVGL; the protein is encoded by the coding sequence ATGAGCATTCAGGTCGCGGTCAACGGTTACGGAACCATCGGCAAACGCGTCGCCGACGCCGTGACGCTCCAGCCGGACATGGAACTCGTTGGCGTCGCCAAGACGAGCCCGAACCACGAGGCGGAACTCGCCGTCGAGAACGACTACCCGCTGTATGCGGCCATCGAAGACCGGATTGACGACTTCGAGGCGGCCGGCATCGACCTCGCCGGGACCGTCGACGAACTTGTCGAGGCCGCCGACATCGTCGTCGACGCCTGCCCGTCCGGCATCGGCGCGGATAACAAATCGCTCTATGAGGCCCACGACACGCCGGCGCTGTATCAGGGCGGCGAGTCGGCCGACCTCGTCGACGTCTCGTTCAACGCCCGGAGCAACTTCGAGGCCGCCGCGGATGCCGACCACGTCCGCGTCGTCTCCTGTAACACGACCGGGCTCTCACGGCTGCTCGCGCCACTCCAAGAGGAGTACGGTGTCGAGAAGGCCCGCGTCACGCTGGTCCGGCGCGGCGGCGACCCCGGACAGACCGGCCGTGGCCCGATTAACGACATCCTTCCGAACCCGGTCAGCCTCCCGTCCCACCACGGCCCTGACGTCAACACTATCTTCCCCGACCTCGATATCGACACCCTCGGGTTGAAAGTGCCGGCGACGCTGATGCACACCCACTCGGTGAACGTGACGCTTGAGTCTACCCCTGATGCCGAGGCAGTTGCCGACCTTCTCGACGAGCAGGACCGGACCTTCCTCATCCCCGAAAGCTACGGCATCGACGGCGCGGGCAAGCTCAAGGAGTTCGCGATGGACCGCGGCCGCCCGCGCGCCGACATCTGGGAGAACTGCATCTGGGCGGAATCCGTTTCGATGGAGGGCTCGGACCTCTATCTCTTCCAGGCCATCCATCAGGAATCCGACGTTGTCCCCGAGAACATCGACGCCATTCGTGCGGTGCTCGGGACTGCCGACGCCGACGAGTCCCGCGAGACGACAAACGAGACGCTCGGCGTCGGGCTCTAA
- a CDS encoding Hsp20/alpha crystallin family protein — translation MRRDDRDDPFDDIFDEIERMMNQMTGGIDAGDAGFGGDAHVSVYEDDDEIRVVADLPGVDKDDLTIQCDGRRVTIAATTDHSDYKERIELPARVDEHSASATFNNGVLEVEFERTGSSADIDLS, via the coding sequence ATGCGCCGCGACGACCGCGATGACCCGTTCGATGACATCTTCGACGAGATAGAGCGAATGATGAACCAGATGACGGGCGGCATCGATGCCGGCGACGCCGGCTTTGGGGGCGATGCCCACGTCTCCGTCTACGAGGACGACGACGAAATCCGCGTCGTCGCGGACCTACCGGGCGTCGATAAGGACGACCTCACGATTCAGTGCGATGGCCGCCGCGTCACCATCGCGGCGACGACCGACCACAGCGATTACAAAGAGCGTATCGAGCTCCCGGCCCGCGTCGACGAGCATTCGGCGTCGGCGACGTTCAACAACGGCGTCCTCGAAGTCGAGTTCGAACGCACCGGTAGCTCTGCCGATATCGACCTTTCCTGA
- a CDS encoding fluoride efflux transporter FluC, whose protein sequence is MALLTALAVGAGGAAGAVARYAVGLSVGRRAVDTGLVNVFGSLLFGVAIGADFGGAPAVAVTVGFCGAFTTFSSFAVETVRLAEDGQRLAAAGNAVGTLAAALLAVFLGIALGAAL, encoded by the coding sequence ATGGCGCTCCTGACTGCGCTGGCGGTCGGCGCTGGCGGGGCAGCCGGAGCGGTCGCACGATACGCCGTCGGTCTGTCTGTGGGCCGTCGGGCTGTCGACACCGGCCTCGTCAACGTCTTCGGAAGCTTGCTGTTCGGCGTCGCCATCGGCGCTGACTTCGGCGGTGCTCCGGCGGTCGCCGTGACGGTCGGATTCTGTGGAGCGTTCACGACGTTTTCGTCGTTTGCCGTCGAGACCGTCCGGCTGGCAGAGGATGGACAGCGGCTCGCGGCGGCGGGCAACGCCGTCGGCACGCTTGCGGCGGCGCTGCTCGCTGTGTTTCTCGGGATAGCACTCGGAGCGGCACTGTAG